Proteins from a single region of Burkholderiales bacterium:
- the ruvX gene encoding Holliday junction resolvase RuvX, with the protein MAPGTPDLASGAAALADGTVLAFDFGTRRIGVAVGDLATRLAHPLATIERERDAERFAAIAALIAEWRPSRLVVGLPVHADGTPHAMTEQARRFGRRLAGRTGLPIDYADERHTTLAASALLDEAGVSGPRARAVRDRVAAQAILQGWLDDR; encoded by the coding sequence ATGGCGCCGGGCACGCCTGACCTCGCGTCGGGCGCCGCGGCGCTCGCCGACGGCACCGTGCTCGCATTCGATTTCGGTACCCGCCGCATCGGCGTGGCGGTGGGCGACCTCGCGACTCGCCTCGCGCACCCGCTCGCGACGATCGAGCGCGAACGCGACGCCGAGCGCTTCGCGGCGATCGCCGCGCTCATCGCGGAGTGGCGACCGTCGCGCCTGGTCGTGGGTCTGCCGGTCCACGCCGACGGCACACCGCACGCGATGACCGAGCAGGCGCGCCGCTTCGGCCGCAGGCTCGCCGGACGCACCGGGCTTCCGATCGACTACGCGGACGAGCGGCACACGACGCTCGCGGCGTCCGCGCTGCTGGACGAGGCGGGCGTGTCCGGCCCGCGCGCGCGCGCGGTGCGCGACCGCGTCGCCGCGCAGGCGATCCTGCAGGGGTGGCTCGATGACCGCTGA
- a CDS encoding GFA family protein, with translation MTYEGSCHCGRVAFRVEGTLDGAVECNCSICRRKGILMWFVPRASLTLSTPDENASTYRFHKHVIAHRFCPVCGIHVYGEAPGRDDTPTAAVNIRCLEGIDLDAIPVTKFDGRSR, from the coding sequence ATGACCTACGAAGGAAGCTGCCACTGCGGGCGCGTCGCGTTCCGCGTCGAAGGAACGCTCGACGGGGCGGTCGAGTGCAACTGCTCGATCTGCCGCCGCAAGGGAATCCTGATGTGGTTCGTGCCGCGCGCGTCGCTGACCTTGTCGACGCCCGACGAGAACGCGAGCACCTACAGGTTCCACAAGCACGTCATCGCGCACCGGTTCTGCCCGGTGTGCGGCATCCACGTCTACGGCGAGGCGCCCGGCCGCGACGACACGCCGACGGCCGCCGTCAATATCCGCTGCCTCGAGGGCATCGACCTCGACGCGATCCCGGTTACGAAGTTCGACGGCCGCTCGCGCTAG
- a CDS encoding oxidative damage protection protein, with protein sequence MARTVHCVKLGRDAEGLDFPPYPGELGKRLYESVSKEAWQQWLRHQTMLVNENRLSLADPRARKWLAEQMEKHFFGGGAEMPAGYVPPAA encoded by the coding sequence ATGGCCCGTACCGTCCACTGCGTGAAGCTCGGCCGCGACGCCGAGGGACTCGACTTCCCCCCGTATCCCGGCGAACTCGGGAAGCGGCTCTACGAGAGCGTGTCGAAGGAGGCGTGGCAGCAATGGCTGCGCCACCAGACGATGCTCGTCAACGAGAACCGCCTCTCGCTCGCCGATCCGCGCGCGCGCAAGTGGCTCGCCGAGCAGATGGAGAAGCACTTCTTCGGCGGCGGCGCCGAGATGCCCGCGGGTTACGTGCCCCCGGCGGCGTAG
- a CDS encoding peroxidase-related enzyme (This protein belongs to a clade of uncharacterized proteins related to peroxidases such as the alkylhydroperoxidase AhpD.), whose protein sequence is MSTPPISRFPVPALAHLPEDLRARILAVQEKAGFVPNVFLTLAHRPDEFRAFFAYHDALMEKEGGLSKAEREMIVVATSGANDCLYCVVAHGAILRIHAKNPRVADQVAVNHRKAEITPRQKAMLDFALKVAVDSASLDDADFEALRAQGFGDEDIWDIGAIAAFFGMSNRLANLTSMRPNDEFYLLGRLPRDKSRS, encoded by the coding sequence ATGAGCACCCCGCCGATCAGCCGCTTCCCCGTTCCGGCACTCGCGCACCTGCCCGAGGACCTGCGCGCGCGGATCCTCGCCGTGCAGGAGAAGGCCGGTTTCGTGCCGAACGTGTTCCTCACGCTCGCGCACCGCCCCGACGAGTTCCGCGCGTTCTTCGCCTACCACGACGCGCTGATGGAGAAGGAAGGCGGGCTCAGCAAGGCCGAGCGCGAGATGATCGTCGTGGCGACGTCCGGCGCGAACGACTGCCTGTACTGCGTCGTCGCGCACGGCGCGATCCTGCGGATCCACGCGAAGAACCCGCGCGTCGCCGACCAGGTCGCGGTCAACCACCGCAAGGCGGAGATCACGCCGCGCCAGAAGGCGATGCTCGATTTCGCGCTCAAGGTCGCCGTCGACAGCGCCTCGCTCGACGATGCGGATTTCGAGGCGCTCCGCGCACAGGGCTTCGGCGACGAGGACATCTGGGACATCGGCGCGATCGCCGCGTTCTTCGGCATGTCGAACCGCCTCGCGAACCTGACGTCGATGCGGCCGAACGACGAGTTCTACCTGCTCGGGCGCCTGCCCCGCGACAAATCCAGGAGTTGA
- a CDS encoding SRPBCC domain-containing protein, with protein sequence MSSTAVADKLVVRRTIAARAQDLFDAWLDPKALSAWMRADPSRPSDVTLDARVGGAFEIVMHMPGQSVPHRGVFATIERPHRLVFTWNSPYAGDHGSLVTVDFLARTGGTEVVVTHEKLPTEVAVGEHREGWTACLEGLARFALRNA encoded by the coding sequence ATGAGTTCTACCGCAGTCGCAGACAAGCTGGTCGTCCGCCGCACGATCGCGGCGCGCGCGCAGGACCTGTTCGACGCGTGGCTCGACCCGAAGGCGCTCTCCGCGTGGATGCGCGCGGACCCGTCGCGGCCAAGCGATGTCACGCTCGACGCGCGCGTCGGTGGCGCGTTCGAGATCGTCATGCACATGCCGGGGCAGTCGGTGCCGCATCGCGGCGTCTTCGCGACGATCGAGCGCCCCCATCGCCTCGTGTTCACCTGGAACTCGCCCTACGCGGGCGACCACGGTTCGCTCGTTACGGTAGACTTCCTCGCGCGGACCGGTGGTACCGAGGTCGTCGTCACGCACGAGAAGCTGCCGACCGAGGTCGCGGTCGGCGAGCACCGCGAAGGCTGGACCGCGTGCCTCGAGGGGCTCGCGCGATTCGCCCTGCGCAACGCCTGA
- a CDS encoding BON domain-containing protein — MQLDPFAQATGGHPHCPAPAPPLMTREQVERSAHARAERGTRCAMEGACEPGGAYRRDPEINEAARAAIAADPRFASASVWLTTSRGRVTLQGCVRDAAQRFALEEFVRGLPRVVRVFNETRSVPVRVPPPRRPVP; from the coding sequence GTGCAACTCGACCCGTTCGCGCAGGCGACGGGCGGCCATCCGCATTGCCCCGCGCCCGCACCGCCGCTGATGACGCGCGAGCAGGTGGAGCGCTCGGCGCACGCGCGCGCCGAGCGTGGCACCCGTTGCGCGATGGAAGGCGCCTGCGAGCCGGGCGGCGCGTACCGGCGCGACCCGGAGATCAACGAGGCGGCGCGCGCGGCGATCGCCGCCGACCCGCGCTTCGCCTCCGCCTCGGTGTGGCTCACCACCTCGCGCGGCCGGGTAACGCTGCAGGGCTGCGTGCGCGACGCCGCGCAGCGCTTCGCGCTCGAGGAATTCGTGCGCGGGCTGCCGCGCGTCGTGCGCGTCTTCAACGAGACGCGCAGCGTTCCGGTTCGTGTTCCGCCACCGCGGCGGCCGGTGCCCTGA
- the pyrR gene encoding bifunctional pyr operon transcriptional regulator/uracil phosphoribosyltransferase PyrR: MTADPPGVHLPDAEAALEALAASMRAGVAHDAAFVGIYSGGAWLAERLARLVPGEHPVGFIDVSYYRDDYASKGLKAGVRRSELPFDVAGASIVLIDDVLYTGRSTRAAINELFDYGRPASIELAVLVDRGGRELPIEPAYVGARVACASSLSIELTRGDDGRLALGVEPLAGR, translated from the coding sequence ATGACCGCTGATCCGCCCGGCGTGCACCTCCCCGACGCGGAAGCCGCGCTCGAAGCGCTCGCGGCGAGCATGCGCGCCGGTGTCGCGCACGACGCGGCGTTCGTCGGCATCTATTCCGGCGGCGCCTGGCTCGCCGAGCGGCTCGCGCGGCTCGTGCCGGGCGAGCATCCGGTCGGGTTCATCGACGTGTCGTACTACCGCGACGACTACGCGTCGAAGGGGTTGAAGGCCGGCGTGCGCCGCAGCGAGCTGCCGTTCGACGTCGCGGGGGCGTCGATCGTGCTGATCGACGATGTGCTCTACACCGGGCGCTCGACCCGCGCGGCGATCAACGAGCTGTTCGACTACGGTCGGCCCGCGTCGATCGAACTCGCGGTCCTCGTCGACCGCGGCGGGCGCGAGCTCCCGATCGAACCCGCCTACGTCGGCGCGCGCGTGGCCTGCGCGAGTTCGCTGTCGATCGAACTCACGCGCGGCGACGACGGCCGGCTCGCGCTCGGCGTCGAGCCGTTGGCCGGCCGATGA
- a CDS encoding aspartate carbamoyltransferase catalytic subunit: MGRNPQLGADGRLVHLLTLEGLPAATIQSILDAAEPFASIGEREVKKVPLMRGKAVFNLFFENSTRTRTTFEIAAKRLSADVINLNIGASSTSKGETLLDTIDNLVAMNADMFVVRHAQSGAPHLIASHLLSTGKHHVHVVNAGDGRHAHPTQGLLDLYTIRHYKRDFRALTVAIVGDVLHSRVARSLIHGLTTLGTPEVRVIGPRTLLPARVEGMGVRVFHDMRAGLADCDVVVMLRLQNERMKGALLPSSGEYFKHYGLTDDKLALAKPDAIVMHPGPMNRGIEIDSPVADGARSVILPQVTFGIAVRMAVMSMVAGG; encoded by the coding sequence ATGGGCCGCAATCCCCAACTCGGAGCGGACGGCAGGCTCGTCCACCTGCTGACGCTCGAAGGGCTGCCGGCGGCGACGATCCAGTCGATCCTCGACGCGGCCGAACCGTTCGCCTCCATCGGCGAGCGCGAGGTGAAGAAGGTGCCGCTGATGCGCGGCAAGGCGGTCTTCAACCTGTTCTTCGAGAACTCGACGCGCACCCGCACCACGTTCGAGATCGCGGCCAAGCGGCTGTCGGCCGACGTGATCAACCTCAACATCGGCGCGTCGTCGACGTCGAAGGGCGAGACGCTGCTCGACACGATCGACAACCTGGTCGCGATGAACGCCGACATGTTCGTCGTCCGCCACGCGCAGTCGGGCGCGCCGCATCTCATCGCGAGCCACCTGCTCTCGACCGGGAAGCACCACGTGCACGTCGTCAACGCCGGCGACGGCCGGCACGCGCATCCTACGCAGGGACTCCTCGACCTCTACACGATCCGCCACTACAAGCGCGACTTCCGCGCGCTGACGGTCGCGATCGTCGGCGACGTCCTGCACTCGCGCGTCGCGCGGAGCCTCATCCACGGCCTGACGACGCTCGGCACGCCGGAGGTGCGCGTGATCGGCCCGCGGACGCTCCTGCCCGCGCGGGTCGAGGGCATGGGCGTGCGCGTGTTCCACGACATGCGCGCCGGGCTCGCCGACTGCGACGTCGTGGTGATGCTGCGGCTGCAGAACGAGCGGATGAAGGGCGCGCTGCTGCCCTCGTCGGGCGAGTATTTCAAGCACTACGGACTCACCGACGACAAGCTCGCGCTCGCGAAGCCGGATGCGATCGTGATGCACCCCGGGCCGATGAACCGCGGGATCGAGATCGATTCGCCGGTCGCCGACGGCGCGCGCAGCGTGATCCTGCCGCAGGTCACCTTCGGCATCGCGGTGCGGATGGCGGTGATGAGCATGGTCGCGGGAGGCTGA
- the cysC gene encoding adenylyl-sulfate kinase: MTAMTRDPMTVLPLLCVVGMPGRGRTALVRALHDQPGDALAGRRATAASQLHTASRRWLVVDAAGEGELLRELVRGGVESPTALVVVDVLDPCAAWVASTLAALKLLGLRDAVVAVNRLDTAKWREDDYTAASRALVAALAPLALRACAIVPVCAATGANVGARADAAWWTGPTLVDALDTLPAFVPRAGGPLRFPVEDVLASGERRIAVGRVASGTIAAGQEVLILPGNRSTQVETFAGSEAARASATIGEQASVALAAGVPVERGDLLCSPEAPPKLTAVFDAEVRWLGPGDLANGSPLVVQAGARDVRAHVLSIHHALDASGAHRPAAALREGDIARITVRCETAIAVDDAKTLPATGRFLLADADEIVGVGVIDASGYPDQRRTRPASGAVVPVRHQISAGERGARAGHHGAVVWLTGLSGAGKSTLAIALERRLFDLGWQVYTLDGDNVRTGLNADLGFKPEDRQENLRRVGEVAALFADAGIVCVTAFISPYRDERARARTAAGARPFVEVWVRSPLEECERRDPKGLYRKARAGALKDFTGIDSPYEPPDSADLVIDTEHLDIEASTRMLVDFVVARCKA, from the coding sequence ATGACTGCGATGACCCGTGACCCGATGACCGTGCTGCCGTTGCTCTGCGTCGTCGGCATGCCCGGGCGGGGCCGGACCGCGCTGGTTCGCGCGCTCCACGACCAGCCCGGCGACGCGCTGGCGGGGCGCAGGGCGACGGCGGCGTCGCAGTTGCATACGGCGTCGCGCCGGTGGCTCGTCGTCGACGCGGCGGGCGAGGGCGAACTGCTGCGCGAACTCGTGCGCGGCGGCGTCGAGTCGCCGACGGCGCTCGTCGTGGTCGACGTGCTCGATCCGTGCGCGGCGTGGGTCGCCTCGACCCTCGCGGCGTTGAAGCTCCTGGGCCTGCGCGACGCCGTCGTCGCGGTGAACCGGTTGGACACGGCGAAGTGGCGCGAGGACGACTACACCGCGGCGAGCCGGGCGCTCGTCGCCGCGCTCGCGCCGCTCGCGTTGCGCGCCTGCGCGATCGTGCCGGTCTGCGCGGCGACCGGGGCGAACGTGGGTGCTCGCGCCGATGCCGCGTGGTGGACCGGTCCGACGCTCGTCGACGCGCTCGACACGCTCCCGGCCTTCGTTCCGCGCGCCGGCGGGCCGCTGCGCTTTCCGGTCGAGGACGTCCTCGCGAGCGGGGAGCGCCGCATCGCCGTCGGACGCGTCGCCTCGGGGACGATCGCCGCGGGGCAGGAGGTGCTGATCCTGCCGGGCAATCGCTCCACGCAGGTCGAGACCTTCGCCGGCAGCGAAGCTGCGCGTGCGAGCGCCACGATCGGCGAGCAGGCCAGCGTCGCGCTCGCGGCGGGCGTGCCGGTCGAGCGCGGCGATCTCCTGTGTTCGCCCGAAGCGCCGCCCAAGCTCACGGCGGTGTTCGACGCGGAAGTCCGCTGGCTCGGCCCCGGCGACCTCGCGAACGGAAGCCCGCTCGTCGTGCAGGCCGGCGCGCGCGACGTGCGTGCGCATGTCCTCTCGATCCACCATGCGCTCGACGCGTCGGGCGCGCATCGTCCGGCGGCGGCGCTCCGCGAGGGCGACATCGCGCGCATCACGGTCCGCTGCGAGACCGCCATCGCCGTCGACGACGCGAAGACGCTGCCTGCGACCGGGCGTTTCCTGCTCGCAGACGCGGATGAGATCGTGGGCGTCGGCGTGATCGACGCGTCGGGTTATCCGGACCAGCGGCGCACCCGTCCCGCGAGCGGAGCGGTCGTGCCGGTGCGCCACCAGATCTCCGCGGGCGAGCGCGGCGCGAGGGCGGGACACCACGGAGCGGTCGTCTGGCTGACCGGCCTGTCGGGCGCCGGCAAGTCGACGCTGGCGATCGCGCTCGAGCGCCGGCTGTTCGACCTCGGCTGGCAGGTCTACACGCTCGACGGCGACAACGTGCGCACCGGACTCAACGCGGACCTGGGGTTCAAGCCGGAGGATCGGCAGGAGAACCTGCGCCGGGTCGGCGAGGTCGCGGCGCTGTTCGCCGACGCGGGCATCGTCTGCGTCACCGCCTTCATCTCGCCCTACCGCGACGAACGCGCGCGCGCGCGCACGGCCGCCGGCGCGCGTCCGTTCGTCGAGGTGTGGGTGCGTTCGCCGCTCGAAGAGTGCGAGCGGCGCGATCCGAAGGGGCTCTACCGGAAGGCGCGCGCGGGCGCGCTCAAGGACTTCACCGGCATCGACAGTCCCTACGAGCCGCCCGACTCGGCCGACCTCGTGATCGACACCGAGCACCTCGACATCGAGGCGTCGACGCGGATGCTCGTCGACTTCGTGGTCGCGCGGTGCAAGGCGTGA
- a CDS encoding dihydroorotase: MRIAILHGRVIDPVMRTDRVAPVYLDDGLVAAVGAAPAGFHADRTIEASGLVVAPGLIDLNARLREPGQEHKATLDSELRAAVAGGVTRLACPPDTDPPLDEPGLVEMLTRRARHASRAHVHPVGALTAGLAGAALTEMGELADAGCVAYSQGDAPLPDALVMLRAMQYAATFRHRVWLRPQEASLARGGVAHEGELSTRLGLPAVPSCAETVALATILALARETGVHVHLQRLSTAEGVAMVRDAKRAGLALTAEVAAHHLHLCDMDIGWFDAQARFDPPLRGTRDRAALRAGLADGTIDVVSSDHAPVDDDAKQVPFGEAEPGATGLELLLSLTLKWAEEEHVALPEALARVTCAPAAILGVAAGRIAAGAVADLCVFDPTAYWRVERKALASQGKNTPFLGHELPGVVRFTLVDGAIVHEA, from the coding sequence ATGCGGATCGCGATCCTCCACGGCCGCGTGATCGATCCGGTGATGCGCACCGACCGGGTCGCGCCGGTGTATCTCGACGACGGCCTCGTCGCCGCGGTCGGCGCCGCGCCCGCGGGTTTCCACGCGGACCGGACGATCGAGGCGTCGGGCCTCGTCGTCGCGCCGGGCTTGATCGACCTCAACGCGCGGCTGCGCGAGCCGGGTCAGGAACACAAGGCGACGCTCGATTCCGAACTGCGCGCGGCGGTCGCCGGCGGCGTCACGCGCCTCGCTTGCCCGCCCGACACCGATCCTCCGCTCGACGAACCGGGGCTGGTCGAGATGCTGACGCGGCGCGCGCGACACGCCAGTCGCGCGCACGTGCATCCGGTGGGCGCGCTCACCGCGGGGCTCGCGGGGGCGGCGCTGACCGAGATGGGCGAACTCGCCGACGCCGGCTGCGTCGCGTACTCGCAGGGCGACGCCCCGCTGCCCGACGCGCTGGTGATGCTCCGCGCGATGCAGTACGCGGCGACCTTCCGCCATCGCGTGTGGCTGCGGCCGCAGGAGGCGAGCCTCGCGCGCGGTGGCGTCGCGCACGAGGGCGAACTGTCGACGCGCCTCGGACTGCCCGCGGTGCCGTCCTGCGCCGAGACCGTCGCGCTCGCCACGATCCTCGCGCTCGCGCGCGAGACCGGCGTGCACGTGCACCTGCAGCGGCTGTCGACGGCCGAGGGCGTGGCGATGGTGCGCGACGCGAAGCGCGCCGGACTCGCGCTCACCGCCGAGGTCGCGGCGCACCACCTGCACCTGTGCGACATGGACATCGGATGGTTCGACGCGCAGGCGCGCTTCGATCCGCCGCTCCGCGGCACGCGCGACCGCGCGGCGCTGCGCGCGGGACTCGCCGACGGCACGATCGACGTGGTGTCCTCCGACCACGCGCCGGTCGACGACGATGCGAAGCAGGTGCCGTTCGGCGAGGCGGAGCCCGGCGCGACCGGCCTCGAACTGCTGCTGTCGCTGACGCTCAAGTGGGCGGAGGAGGAGCATGTCGCGTTGCCGGAGGCGCTCGCGCGCGTCACCTGCGCGCCCGCGGCGATCCTCGGCGTCGCGGCGGGCCGCATCGCGGCGGGCGCGGTCGCGGACCTGTGCGTGTTCGACCCGACGGCGTACTGGCGCGTCGAGCGCAAGGCGCTCGCGAGTCAGGGCAAGAACACGCCGTTCCTCGGGCACGAACTCCCCGGGGTCGTGCGGTTCACGCTGGTCGATGGAGCCATCGTCCACGAGGCCTGA
- a CDS encoding elongation factor G, whose translation MADYATPSIRTVALVGHGGCGKTTLAEALLVKAGAIQQAGSVEKGTTVSDFDPLEKQYLHSLRASMLHLDTPEARVHLIDTPGFPDFIGQAIGALDAVETAAVVVNASTGLEMITSRMMQWAAERHLCRIVIVNRIDAENVDLPAVLASIRAAYGSECLPINLPADGGKRVVDCFFNPSGEADFSSVAEAHQALVDQVIEVDEDLMAKYLEQGESIEAEQLHAPFEKALREGHLVPVCFVSARTGAGVAELLDVLVKLGPNPSEGNPPMFTKGEGAAAVEFRSEPDPTKHVLAHVFKVVVDPFVGKLGVFRVHQGTMTKDTQLYVGESKKAFKVGHLLMLQGGKHVEVDRAVPGDIAAIAKVDEITFDCVLHDSHDEDRIHMAPLAFPKPMHGVAIAPKRRGDEQRLSDVLHKMCAEDPTLAVEHDTTLNETVLRGLGELHLRSTLDRMASQFKLEVETRPPRIPYRETVTGKAEGHHRHKKQTGGAGQFGEVYLRIEPLARGSGFEFVDEVKGGTIPTQFIPAVQKGVEQVLTAGPVAGFPLQDVRVIVYDGKSHAVDSKEVAFVSAGKKAFLDAISKARPIVLEPIVNLEVHCPAEKMGDIAGDLSSRRGQVTGTQSLAAGALAVIGTAPLAELDGYGSRLKAFTGGHGSYTMALARYEQAPPNVQQQLAAEYAKHRKHEED comes from the coding sequence ATGGCGGACTACGCCACCCCCAGCATTCGCACCGTGGCTCTCGTGGGCCACGGCGGCTGCGGCAAGACGACGCTCGCCGAGGCGCTGCTCGTCAAGGCCGGAGCCATTCAGCAGGCCGGCAGCGTCGAGAAGGGCACGACCGTGTCCGACTTCGACCCGCTCGAAAAGCAGTACCTGCATTCGCTGCGCGCGTCGATGCTCCACCTCGACACGCCCGAGGCGCGCGTTCACCTGATCGACACGCCCGGATTCCCCGACTTCATCGGTCAGGCGATCGGCGCGCTCGACGCGGTCGAGACCGCCGCGGTGGTCGTCAATGCGTCGACCGGCCTCGAGATGATCACCTCGCGCATGATGCAGTGGGCGGCCGAGCGGCACCTGTGCCGGATCGTGATCGTCAACCGGATCGACGCGGAGAACGTCGACCTCCCCGCGGTGCTCGCGTCGATCCGCGCCGCGTACGGCAGCGAGTGCCTGCCGATCAACCTTCCGGCCGACGGCGGCAAGCGCGTGGTCGACTGCTTCTTCAACCCTTCCGGCGAGGCCGATTTCTCCTCGGTCGCCGAGGCGCACCAGGCGCTGGTCGACCAGGTGATCGAGGTCGACGAGGACCTGATGGCGAAGTACCTCGAGCAGGGCGAGTCGATCGAGGCGGAGCAACTGCACGCGCCGTTCGAGAAGGCGCTGCGCGAGGGCCACCTCGTGCCGGTGTGCTTCGTGTCGGCGCGCACCGGCGCGGGCGTCGCCGAACTGCTGGACGTGCTGGTGAAGCTCGGGCCGAATCCGTCGGAGGGCAATCCGCCGATGTTCACCAAGGGCGAGGGCGCCGCGGCCGTCGAGTTCCGCTCCGAACCCGATCCGACGAAGCACGTGCTCGCGCACGTGTTCAAGGTCGTCGTCGATCCGTTCGTCGGCAAGCTCGGCGTGTTCCGCGTCCACCAGGGGACGATGACGAAGGACACGCAGCTCTACGTCGGCGAGAGCAAGAAGGCGTTCAAGGTCGGCCACCTGCTGATGCTGCAGGGGGGCAAGCACGTCGAGGTCGACCGAGCGGTGCCGGGCGACATCGCGGCCATCGCGAAGGTCGACGAGATCACCTTCGACTGCGTGCTGCACGACTCGCACGACGAGGACCGCATCCACATGGCGCCGCTCGCGTTTCCGAAGCCGATGCACGGCGTCGCGATCGCGCCGAAGCGCCGCGGCGACGAGCAGCGGCTCTCCGACGTGCTGCACAAGATGTGCGCCGAGGACCCGACGCTCGCGGTCGAGCACGACACGACGCTGAACGAGACGGTGCTGCGCGGCCTGGGCGAGTTGCACCTGCGCTCGACGCTCGACCGGATGGCGAGCCAGTTCAAGCTCGAGGTCGAGACGCGCCCGCCGCGCATTCCCTACCGCGAGACGGTCACCGGCAAGGCGGAAGGCCACCACCGGCACAAGAAGCAGACCGGCGGCGCGGGCCAGTTCGGCGAGGTGTACCTGCGCATCGAGCCGCTCGCCCGCGGCTCGGGCTTCGAGTTCGTCGACGAGGTGAAGGGCGGCACGATTCCGACGCAGTTCATCCCGGCGGTGCAGAAGGGCGTCGAGCAGGTGCTCACCGCCGGCCCCGTGGCGGGCTTTCCGCTGCAGGACGTGCGCGTGATCGTCTACGACGGCAAGAGCCATGCGGTCGACAGCAAGGAGGTCGCGTTCGTGTCGGCGGGCAAGAAGGCGTTCCTCGACGCGATCTCGAAGGCGCGGCCGATCGTGCTCGAGCCGATCGTGAACCTCGAGGTGCACTGCCCGGCCGAGAAGATGGGCGACATCGCGGGCGACCTCTCGTCGCGGCGGGGGCAGGTGACCGGCACGCAGTCGCTCGCCGCGGGCGCGCTCGCGGTGATCGGCACCGCGCCGCTCGCCGAACTCGACGGCTACGGGTCGCGTCTCAAGGCGTTCACCGGCGGCCATGGCAGCTACACGATGGCGCTCGCGCGCTACGAGCAGGCGCCGCCCAACGTCCAGCAGCAGCTCGCCGCCGAGTACGCGAAGCACCGGAAACACGAGGAGGATTGA
- a CDS encoding YqgE/AlgH family protein — protein MNLTHHFLIAMPAMADPHFAHTLTFVCEHNEDGALGIVVNRPIEMTLSSLFEQIEVELPDTPLSRSPVLYGGPVQMDRGFVLHRPLGNWQSTLAVSDDLGLTTSKDVLEALARGEGPRDVLVSLGYAGWSAGQLEQELAQNAWLTVDADADVLFGVPADRRLPAAMSKLGIDFSRLSDGAGHA, from the coding sequence ATGAACCTGACCCACCACTTCCTGATCGCCATGCCCGCCATGGCCGATCCGCATTTCGCCCATACCCTGACGTTCGTCTGCGAGCACAACGAGGACGGCGCGCTCGGCATCGTCGTCAACCGTCCGATCGAGATGACGCTCTCCTCGCTGTTCGAGCAGATCGAGGTCGAGCTGCCCGACACGCCGCTGTCGCGCTCGCCGGTGCTCTACGGCGGCCCGGTGCAGATGGACCGCGGTTTCGTGCTGCACCGTCCCCTCGGCAACTGGCAGTCGACGCTCGCGGTGTCCGACGATCTCGGCCTCACGACCTCGAAGGACGTCCTCGAGGCGCTCGCGCGAGGCGAAGGCCCGCGCGACGTCCTCGTGTCGCTGGGCTACGCCGGATGGTCGGCGGGCCAGCTCGAGCAGGAGCTCGCGCAGAACGCGTGGCTCACCGTCGACGCCGACGCCGACGTGCTGTTCGGCGTGCCGGCGGATCGGCGCCTGCCCGCCGCGATGTCGAAGCTCGGCATCGACTTCTCGCGCCTCTCCGATGGCGCCGGGCACGCCTGA
- a CDS encoding winged helix-turn-helix transcriptional regulator: MGEYQSSRLDATLGALADPTRRAILARLARCDARVTDLAAAFPISLNSTSKHIRALERAGLVRRTVRGREHLLSLDAAPLAEAAAWIEHYRAFWEARLEALDTYVTRGAKRPPRRRTR; this comes from the coding sequence ATGGGTGAATATCAATCGAGCCGCCTCGACGCAACTCTGGGTGCACTCGCCGACCCGACGCGCCGCGCGATCCTCGCGCGGCTCGCCCGGTGCGACGCGCGCGTGACCGACCTCGCGGCGGCGTTCCCGATTTCGCTCAACTCGACCTCGAAGCACATCCGCGCGCTGGAGCGGGCGGGGCTCGTCCGGCGCACCGTGCGCGGGCGCGAGCACCTGCTGTCGCTCGACGCCGCTCCGCTCGCCGAGGCCGCTGCCTGGATCGAGCACTACCGCGCGTTCTGGGAAGCGCGGCTCGAAGCGCTCGACACCTACGTCACCCGGGGCGCGAAACGCCCGCCACGAAGGAGAACACGATGA